A genomic stretch from Diprion similis isolate iyDipSimi1 chromosome 1, iyDipSimi1.1, whole genome shotgun sequence includes:
- the LOC124409243 gene encoding uncharacterized protein LOC124409243 has translation MEEEILSIQTPVAFDESIAHQEIHAHKPYVSSTFNNSDEIRITVQHQDLCILPSKSSLHIPGKLLKSDGSPAAITTLVNNAICHLFEDVRYELNAVEIDKCKNVGLTSLLKGFASLNPGQSWLMENAGWLDVRETKKLTDADGNFDVVIPLSMILGFAEDYRKIIVNAKYELILTRSKSDSNAIVRNQDEDFRIVTDQVEWVLLEKVAQNWPSSSIQEATHSINNKDASHLYSFRNFLKAGVCLTANPKKLKSYRDVETWEGWKHITGRYGDSIGFEGVYGEGDDMIEFFVSQRVMIMKFIGKYYLASRNHFLMLSDLISQRYIPLATCKIGEKLERLNYPPVEKLE, from the exons ATGGAGGAGGAAATCTTGAGCATTCAAACACCCGTCGCCTTCGATGAGTCGATCGCTCACCAAGAAATACATGCACACAAGCCGTATGTGTCATCAACTTTTAACAACAGCGATGAGATTCGCATCACCGTTCAGCATCAggatttatgcatattaccAAGCAAGAGTTCGCTGCATATCCCGGGAAAATTGCTCAAATCAGATGGCAGTCCAGCAGCGATTACAACCCTGGTCAACAATGCCATCTGCCATCTGTTCGAAGACGTACGGTACGAGCTAAACGCTGTAGAGATTGACAAATGCAAAAACGTTGGTCTAACCAGTCTGCTAAAGGGTTTCGCTTCGCTCAACCCTGGTCAGAGTTGGCTTATGGAAAACGCTGGATGGCTCGATgttcgagaaacgaaaaaattaactgacgCCGATGGTAACTTCGATGTGGTTATTCCCTTGAGCATGATATTGGGCTTTGCCGAAGACTATCGCAAGATCATCGTCAACGCGAAGTATGAGCTGATTCTCACAAGATCAAAGAGCGATTCAAATGCCATTGTTCGAAATCAAGACGAAGACTTTCGAATTGTGACCGATCAAGTGGAATG GGTACTGTTGGAAAAAGTGGCGCAGAACTGGCCTAGCTCCTCTATTCAGGAAGCAACACATTCAATCAATAATAAAGACGCGTCACATCTCTACTCATTCAGAAACTTTTTGAAAGCAGGGGTATGTCTAACTGCAAATCCTAAAAAGTTGAAGTCTTATCGAGATGTTGAGACATGGGAGGGTTGGAAACATATCACTGGAAGATATGGTGATTCTATAGGATTTGAGGGGGTTTATGGAGAAGGAGATGatatgattgaattttttgtatctCAAAGAGTTATGATCATGAAATTCATAGGAAAATATTATCTAGCATCGAGAAATCACTTTCTTATGTTAAGTGATTTAATATCCCAAAGATACATACCTTTGGCAACTTGTAAAATAGGTGAAAAGTTGGAACGGCTAAATTATCCGCcagttgaaaaattagaatga
- the LOC124408254 gene encoding glutathione S-transferase 1-like → MAPPILYSTDASPPCRGVLLAAAVAGIKINVQEVHLADGEHRKEKFLKMNPQHTLPTLDDNGFHIWDSHAIVTYLIEKYAKDDSLYPKDLQKRAVVDQRLHFDNSILFPAVREIAAPILYKGATEIPQDRIDFVKQNFEFLEIFLRDSDWMAGNTITLADTSIIASVTSLTIFVPLDPYPKLAAWVKRCEDKIPDYAKLNVTGVKIFHSMFGKFFSKA, encoded by the exons ATGGCACCTCCAATTTTATACTCCACTGATGCCAGTCCACCGTGCCGTGGAGTTTTGTTGGCAGCAGCAGTTGCAGGGATCAAAATCAATGTTCAAGAGGTACATCTTGCGGATGGTGAGCATCGCAAGGAAAAGTTTCTCAAG ATGAATCCACAGCATACCCTACCAACTTTGGATGATAACGGTTTTCACATTTGGGACAg cCACGCAATCGTCACGTATCTGATCGAAAAATATGCAAAGGATGATTCTTTGTACCCGAAGGATCTTCAGAAACGTGCAGTGGTCGATCAACGCCTTCATTTCGACAACTCGATTCTCTTTCCTGCTGTAAGGGAAATTGCT GCTCCGATTTTGTACAAAGGTGCTACTGAAATACCCCAAGATCGGATTGACTTCGTCAagcaaaatttcgaattcttaGAAATATTTCTGAGAGACTCTGACTGGATGGCTGGTAATACAATAACTTTGGCTGATACCAGCATCATCGCATCAGTGACGTCCTTGACG attttcgtACCCTTGGACCCGTATCCTAAATTGGCTGCTTGGGTGAAACGATGCGAGGACAAAATTCCTGACTACGCAAAGTTAAATGTCACAggagttaaaatttttcacagtatgtttggaaaattcttttcaaaagcCTAG